The sequence AAATCTGACAGAAGAACAGAACTCGAAGGTAGTAAAACCAGAAaccgaggaggaggagaagagctcAAGAGAAGTAAAACAAGAGAACAAGAATCAAGGTGAAATAGAAGCCGAGCCCAAGGGGAATGATGCAATGACAGTGTAGAAAATGTGGTAGAAGGGAAAGGTAAACACAGtcaaaacctattaaaaaaagtTGCCCTAGAGTTCTGAAAGGGCGTTTTAAAGAGGagagtgggttttgttttgaaatcttgttTTTAAGATCCACATGTGTAAGAATTTTAATGCTCGTTGCAGGTGGAGCTGACATCACAGCAGATATAAGAGTGCCCAAGGGTGCATCATCTTTCTGGTGAAGCTTGCTGTCGTTCTTCACTGGCTTTGTTCTGCATTGCCTTTACCTAGCACAAAAAGCATGAGTGTGTGCATGCGTACGTAAATGTGGCCATCCTGAGATATATTGACTCTTCTCTGTTTTATCTGATGGCTACAGAAACCAAAAGGCAGTGCAGAATCAGCTCTATCAGGAAGTACTGACAGAAGTGAGAGATCTGAGAAAGACAGTTGAGTGCAGAGGGCTTTTAAGGAAGTGATCTGACAACTTGTGTGACTGCAGAACTTGGATGCATTTTTCTGTGTGAACAATGAGCCAAATCTGATCATTTCCTGTATGATGGAgggttatatatatatacacacacacacacattgctCTACAAGGATATGCTAAGTCTTGAAAGTGAATGGAAAGAACTGCTATGGTCAAAACACTTGAATACTGTGAAATGACTTAGAGTAATAGATCTGACTGTTCTAGAACAGTAGAAGTACAGCACAGGCATTGCAGGTGGTTTTAGCAAAAACTACATGTGTGTTTACATTAGCTATGTATAAACCAGTTATTGGTTTATAGGAAATGCTATAGTCACTGAACAGAATCCTTTTGAGTAATTTACTGCAAATAGCCTTTTGCTGCTCTTTCCAAAGACTTTATCCTTGGGGGGTTTtataaagtcttttttttgttgtttttttttttttcttgggtctcaaaatttgaatttaaatacTGCTTAGAAACTTCTTATGAAAGAAGCTCTCCATTATACTATACTGAATAAGGGGAATTAAGTTTCAGCTTTACAGTattcattttgtttcagattgAAAGTAATGTTAGTGAGTCTTTCTGTTGTCTGTTAAAGCAGCTCTTTTGATATTCCAGTGActtttaaaaaccaaccaaaaccagtGCAGCTATAACCTGCTTTCTAATAGGGTTGTGAGTATGCTTCCTGTACAACTGTCTAGCTTTAGTATTTCATTTCTAGCATAAAAGCCTGTGGGTTGCTAATAGGAAAAGACTCATCTTGAAGAATACCACTTGTTACTTGTCTTGGTTTAATGAAAAGGATGTGTTCAATCTCTCGACAgtgtttaaattatattttcctcttctctcaaaaTTGTTTTAGAAGTTTGAAAATTAAGATGACTTTTCCCTAGTCCTGTCTCCCTTACCACCCATTTATTAAAACCCTGCTTTCTTACCTCCATtggcattttctttaaatgttaaaGTTTTTTGTGTGTGAAGTAAAACCAGCGATGTGTAGGTCACACATAGGAAAGAACCTTTTGAGACCAGACATGAAGGCCAACTGTGAATGTTTATTGATGGCTGATGCTGGTGATCACAGTTCAAGGCTTATCTTACTAAGGACAAAGACAGACTCATGGATAGTTTGTggggttttgcatttttttcccttctctttctcactCATCTGTATGCCTACAGGAACTACAGTTCTTCAGAAGAAACTGCTGAATAGCTACCATCCATTTGTTAAGCCCATGTCTGACATTTAAATGCTGCCTATGCAGTGGTCTTAAAGATGTCTGCATTCTTTTACTTCGGATTTTTCATAATTTGCACTTACTGAACATTCATTGTTAATACATTAATTCCTAAACTTTGAGGCTTTCAAGATTCATACAAGCAGGGTGCTTAATTTGGATGCATGCAAGATCTATGGCCATTTCTGGGAACTTCGTTACATATTATCGTGATTTCCTCATTAATAAGCTTCTTGTGAGTTAAAATATCTGGTCTCAAAGAATGAACAAACTGCTCCTTCACCTGGTAATCACTTGCTTCTACTTGTACTGTAATTCTGAAAAGCATTAGGTGGTTGGAAGATGTGTTTGCATATGCCTTGCTAAGCAGGCTTGATTTTTGCGTTAAGCAAGAACACAAGCATTTAAAAACCATACAGTTGGAGTTTTTAAACCTTGTCATTATTACAAAAATCACTGCCTAATGGGTGAAATACAATGCTATGTTGGTGCTTAGAGGTGCAATAGAAAAGCTCCATGATGAATGAAATTGATAGGGATAGGCTTTTTTAGATTGCTTATGAAAACTAATTCTGTCCCCACTCCTTGTTCCTCAGTTCATTCCGTCTGATTTTCCCAGTGACTGTCTTTGGCAGCTGCTGGACAAATTCAATctgattcaaaaaagaaaaaagtaaagtgaGGAGATttcatttatacatttttttttcagaacagcatAGGTCTCCATCCCATGTAATTTAAATAAGAATTTGTGACTGGGGAGATAACTAATTTGGTTTTAGATTGTGTTGTATCTATTTTCCAAAATCTTTAAAATCATACTTATCGTTTTTCTTGCATAGCAcatatttgggatttttttgtttgttactgCATTTGAACAGCCTAATCTTTGTTTCTAGCCCTCCATGGTTAAAATAGGtgtttaggattttatttttttttaatacacttgtGTTTACTTGCCTTTCTGGGGTACTTGTATGGAGCAGTGACTTTCTTGACATGAACTTGCAATTCACAGGCCAGTTTCTTTGGATCTTGTGACTTAAAGGAAGGAGACAAGACCACAAAAGCTTTTACCACCtacaaagggaaaataaaaaataaatataacattAAGTAAACTAGAGCAACCTAACAAATGGGGCAATTAATTGAGAATAAGTGAGTATTGCCTGCAACACAGACTTGCTGTATCACACCTGCGCACTGGAGCAAAATTTGCTTTTGTGTAAGCAGTTTTACAATTAGGATGAAAGACTGTTTCTATCTTACATTAGTAAAGGTCCTAAGTAATACATGATAGAAGTTTAAAACTCTGCTTCCAAATTTGTAAGAGTTCTGTAAAGGACTGTTTTAAAGTTCTTAGATGCTAGGGCCTTTTCTGTAAACGTGTGTTGTTAAAGTAAAGAATATTTTCCAGGCAGTGGGTCAAAGTGTACATCACTTCTTACCAGAGTCATTTTTATATTGAGCATCATGGTTTTTTAGGAATCTTAAGGAttacactttcatttttttttaaaaaaaaaagcaatatgtGATACACAAAATACTTCTCCCTTTGCTTTGGGTAAAGGGATGGAAAAGTTTTTAGCGCTATATTAAAAATCTTATAAATTCAGTGGAAGTTGAGGTAGGCTCCATCACATGAGGCACTGTATGAATAGGAGATGACTGCTAATTACCTCCCCTCTGAGGGGATCTGGGCTGCTGACGACAGCTGACTCAATGACAGCTGGGTGCTGTATCAGGGCACTCTCTATTTCAAATGGTCCGATACGATACCtgggagaaagaaattaaatgcttagTAGGTAAAAGGTATATGGTTATTTTTTAGACATTTCCTGGCATTTTAACTGAAATCTACAAACCCAGAGGAGATGATGACATCATCAGATCTCCCCATAAACCATATGTATCCATCTGCATCCATGCTCCCTCTGTCTCCAGTGATATAGAAGTTCCCACGGACTGTGGAAGCAGTTCTCTCTGGATCATCCTGTTGAACAAACAATTAAATATTCTAGATATTGAGAAGCCTTAAGCTTAGAGATTACTTTTGCCTTTTTGGACACTACCCATAGTATCTTTCAGTGCTTATTTTCTGTCTCAAGAATGTAAGAGCTTGTGCTTGCTTCTTCTGGAGGGGAAAACTTATCATAAGGGCAGATATAGAACTGAAGATCACACAATAGGTTTGCAGAAGAATGGTGGAGAGAATGGAAATTTTGTAAGTCAGAACACCGTCAAGTCAAGAGCCACAGCTCTTTGGTGTTGTACCTGCTCCTGTCGGTATAAATACATACCAACCATACTGCAGACCTCAACTGGCTCTCCGAAAACTCACTTTTGGCTTACCACGTATCGAGTGAAAAAAGCAAATGGCCGCTTGGCATCCATTTTGATAGCAATGTCTCCTTCTTTCCCAGGAGGCAGAACATTGCCATTTTCATCTATAATCTGCAATAGAAAAGGCAAAGGGGTGATTATAACTTCCCATTTTAAGAAAGCTACATTCTAAAACTAACCAGCAGCCAACAGCTCAAAAAAGCCTACCCTGAATACCACTGTATGGTACCGAAAATTGTACGGTATGTTGTACTCTTGTGGTTTACTTCCTGTGAAATCAACAGCAAACGGAAAAGGGGACCAACCATACCTGAACATTGTAGGGAGGAGCTGCCTTTCCCAAGGAACCTGGCTTAACTTTCATTCCTTTCATATTTGCACATACCATTCCCTGTTGGAAAAGACAACCAACCAGCCCACGTATTTTTCACTGTCATTCCTGAGGCTATTCCTGTTCTTGTAGTATGTCCACTGTTGAGCTAACGTAAGATCTAAATCTTCCATCTGTACAAGCAAAAACATTTGTAAACTTCACTGAGTCTTAGCCAAAATGTTCAAGATATTTTACAGCTTAAGTAGTCTTAGAAGCAGTAGCATAACCAAGCTGTAATTCTAAGCAAACCAATAAACCCTCTTGTAGGCAATTGCCACATATTCTAATGTCACCTTTCTTTTTAGTCAAATATATATGGCCAAGTTCCATATTTACCAAAAGGAATGAGATATCTAAGTCCCCTAAGTGATAGCTGAGTTGTAATCCTTTACAAAAAAGCTGAACATACAGTTTCAGTTTGGCCATAGCCTTCATAGATAGTCAGTCCTGTTTGGCTTTTCCATTGTGCCATCACTTCTGGGTTGAGTGGTTCCCCTCCGCTCAAACAGTGCTTCAGTTTCTTGAATGCGTACCTTCATAGACAGAGGACATTGCTGAGTATCAGAGGACAGAAAGGGACAAATTCTGCTCTCCCTGACATCTGTATGTCCAACCCCATGACTTCAGGATGCACTGGACcctcttagggttagggttgagagAAAGCCTAGAGCTCCAGTTGGAGTGGGGCTGGAAAGGGGCTGCCAAAGCAGTGAGTGGCGAAGATGCACAGAACTGATGAGAGTGCAGCCATGTGTGTGCCTTCAAGGGCCAAATACCAGCCTCTGTATTTACTGTGTAGCGCCTCAGGGCAAAATTTGCTCTAGGTTGGAAGTGCTTAAGGAGTGGATTTCGCCACCTCTCTGCAGTGCTAAGGAAAAGGCCCTTCGTCCAACACAGAATTCCCACCACTCTTGGAGTTTAAGTGGCTATGAGGGCCTGCAGAAATCACTGTTAAAGAGACAGGCAATAGCTTGAAATGGTCACTTGTTAACAGATGCGTGGTACCTGGTGAGGTCATGCTGTACCAGCGTGCGGTAGGCAGTTGGGGTGCTGCACAGAGTGGTCACTGGATATCTGCACAAGgtctgacaaaaataaaagaaggttaAACAATATTGTTTTGGGAAAAAACTTGCTGCTAACTATTCCCTTCTGTTCCATACTAGGGCACAAATTACAAGACATAATTATAACCTAACTTACATGGAAAGCAAAGTAATCGCTGTCAGTGTTCAGGAAAGATGTTACAGTGCCCCAAACATCAGCTGAAGAGGTGATGCATCAATTGTAGTAAATCACTGGTGTACCTAATTTATCCTGATGCTTACTTGAAGCACAAGGACCATCCCTTGGTATGAAACCCTGGCCCTGGAGGCGCAATGTAAGTTTTGTGGGGGACATCAGTAAAGCCCACATCTTGCCCTAGGACAAAGTCAGGCAGCTCAGAATGGAGGCACCTAAAATTACAGGTTTCTTTTGAACATTTTGTTTGAGTCAGTCTTTTAGCTAGCCCCGCGCTTTCTGAAACAGACTGTTGCAAATCTTTAGACATGCTGCAACTCCCTCAGCTGACCTGACAAAGGGCCTGACATGCAAAGCCAAGTCTCCATGAGCTCTGGCCGAGTTGCGAGTAATGCTGTATTAAAAGGTTATTTCGGACTGGCAAATTTACATTTCCTCCTTTACATGGGACAGAACACAGGACATGAGTGTATTGCTAGAAAACTAAAGATCTTGGCTGAGCCTCTGTTTTCTGATACATGTTTATTTCTCACCCATAACATCAGCAGATGATTCACACTCAGGTAGAGCTaagccttatttttatttttttttaacatcactTCTGTCTGCAATGAAAATTTGCTCAGAGAGGGAGACAGGTAGCACTAAACAAAATCAAGGGGAAGACCTCATTCACCAGCCTTCACTTCAGCCACATGGGTAAAGCAGCCTCTAGTATCAAACTTCATTTTGTACAGAGATGTGAAATCCCATGCACATTGCAAGCAGGTGTTtgcaaggacaagaagaaaaccaaactaTCAACTaccatttcagaaaggaaatgaaatgagATAAAAATCCTCAAATAACCCCCACATGTTAGGCATGTATACTTTTCCACATAGGTGCTTTGAGCCATTTGGGAACAGCACCTGTCTCTTTGTGTTAGATTAAAACTGAGATTGGCTTGAGAAGCTTGGAAATAATTCCTTTTAAGAACAAGCCAATCTCTCAGCTTCAGTGTTTTCCAGTACTGACTTGGCCTTTCTTAAGGGTCACAGCAGCgtgtttaaaatattaatttatatgtAATTCTGCTCATTTATCACTTTAATAGTGAAACACAGTAGGGGAGAGGTTTAAGTAATACCAGTAACTCCTACTGATAAGAAGCAGCTGGTAATATCCTGTGCCCAAAAGAGTCATGCTGCAAAATCCTTCCTGTATTATATTCCTATTCAAAGAACAATCACCTTGTGGTTACGCCATCTTAAAACAGCTAATCCCAGAAACGTAAGAGGCTTAGTTTTGTGGCCTCTCTGGAAAACGACATGAAATATGAGTAACTGTTTATTGTGAGCATGGTGTTCTTACATTTAAGAGTGCTCCTGGATCAAACTGTGGCATGGCATGTACAAAAACACACGTGCCCTGGAACCACGGGCCAAAAACACTCCCAATAGCTGCCTTTACCCAAGCAGTGTCTGACATGTTCCACATGATGTCTGAGGGAGTCAAATTCATCCAGTATCTGTGGAAGACAAAGGTGGCCAATATAAGGGAGTCTGCAAGTGGAAATTAAgaatgtgagggtttttttgttggtgtggggtttttttggggtttttttccttagaaaggCATGGGGAATTTAATTTGAAACTCAAGAGCTCAAATAAATGCCTTTTGCCTGGCCTTTATACTGATGGCAAagataaagaaaatcaaacaatATCATAACTCATTATTTAGCCTGGATTAACAGGCAAGTAGTTTCTAAAATAGAGCTATATACCATATCGAACATGATCCTTGCTTCTTGGGTACAATTCAGCTGAGGAGACCAAAAGAAATGACACGTACAGTATTGTGGGAGCCTTATCATCTATCATAATTTATCATATACAAAAACTCTTCTGTTTGCTTCACATTTCAGAGCTGTAAAGGCATAATTAGCTGAATACTTTACCTTCCACAGAGAAAAACACCCAGACCAAAGCTTCCATAGGAATGTTCAACCATTTTGGGATATCCTGTGGTGCCACTGGTAAAGTAGATTGCCATCGGATCCTGGCTTTTTGTCTTTACGCAGTTATGGACAGCAGGGGCAGcccttaaaaaaaatgaaaggttaTATGAAACAGTGGCTGGTGATACTCACCGCACTTAGCTTGGATCCCTTGTGTCAAATAGATGCAGGACTGTTTGTATAGCGAGATGTGAGGGATAAGAAACTACTGAGATCCCTTCACTCTTGCACTGCTACTTCTGTATTAAAGTGTTGCTGATCTTGCTCTTTAACTATTATCCATGTCCACCTTTTCCAGAGTAAAAATGCCACCTGGCTCTCTTATTTGCCCCCCTTATTAACAACCAACAAAAGGCCCAACATCTTGTGTGTGACCAAAGTGCCCTCCAGAAAGCATATCATCCAGCTTTAATGTGATTAGCTGAGGGAGGACCTGCCATTTCTTTTGGTAGGTGGTCCCACTAGTTAATTATCCTTGCCATGTTTGGGAAGTATGGAGAGGCTCAAACTGTTGGTCATCTGGCACATGACAAGGAAATATTCCCATCTCTTACTAGGATGAGAAAGCAAAAccacttctttttctctgtcagGACTATGTTCAAGAAGGTTTTGCTTGGCATGCAAACATT comes from Strix aluco isolate bStrAlu1 chromosome 15, bStrAlu1.hap1, whole genome shotgun sequence and encodes:
- the LOC141930175 gene encoding acyl-coenzyme A synthetase ACSM4, mitochondrial-like isoform X1; protein product: MKILLEFKVLRSPWSIQTLCRLFHQYHNTFAPLNFSDYEAISQCEQELPEYFNFASDVLDKWSQIEKERKEPSNPALWWINGKGDEIKWSFEELGFLSQKVANALSGPCSLQRGDRVLVILPRLPEWWLLYVACMRTGVIIIPGTTQLTAEDICYRLLASKAKGIITTDVLAPAVDSVASKCQFLKTKLIVSESSRAEWLNFSDLLKAAPAVHNCVKTKSQDPMAIYFTSGTTGYPKMVEHSYGSFGLGVFLCGRYWMNLTPSDIMWNMSDTAWVKAAIGSVFGPWFQGTCVFVHAMPQFDPGALLNTLCRYPVTTLCSTPTAYRTLVQHDLTRYAFKKLKHCLSGGEPLNPEVMAQWKSQTGLTIYEGYGQTETGMVCANMKGMKVKPGSLGKAAPPYNVQIIDENGNVLPPGKEGDIAIKMDAKRPFAFFTRYVDDPERTASTVRGNFYITGDRGSMDADGYIWFMGRSDDVIISSGYRIGPFEIESALIQHPAVIESAVVSSPDPLRGEVVKAFVVLSPSFKSQDPKKLACELQVHVKKVTAPYKYPRKIEFVQQLPKTVTGKIRRNELRNKEWGQN
- the LOC141930175 gene encoding acyl-coenzyme A synthetase ACSM4, mitochondrial-like isoform X2; the encoded protein is MKILLEFKVLRSPWSIQTLCRLFHQYHNTFAPLNFSDYEAISQCEQELPEYFNFASDVLDKWSQIEKERKEPSNPALWWINGKGDEIKWSFEELGFLSQKVANALSGPCSLQRGDRVLVILPRLPEWWLLYVACMRTGVIIIPGTTQLTAEDICYRLLASKAKGIITTDVLAPAVDSVASKCQFLKTKLIVSESSRAEWLNFSDLLKAAPAVHNCVKTKSQDPMAIYFTSGTTGYPKMVEHSYGSFGLGVFLCGRYWMNLTPSDIMWNMSDTAWVKAAIGSVFGPWFQGTCVFVHAMPQFDPGALLNTLCRYPVTTLCSTPTAYRTLVQHDLTRYAFKKLKHCLSGGEPLNPEVMAQWKSQTGLTIYEGYGQTETIIDENGNVLPPGKEGDIAIKMDAKRPFAFFTRYVDDPERTASTVRGNFYITGDRGSMDADGYIWFMGRSDDVIISSGYRIGPFEIESALIQHPAVIESAVVSSPDPLRGEVVKAFVVLSPSFKSQDPKKLACELQVHVKKVTAPYKYPRKIEFVQQLPKTVTGKIRRNELRNKEWGQN